The following are from one region of the Lineus longissimus chromosome 19, tnLinLong1.2, whole genome shotgun sequence genome:
- the LOC135503319 gene encoding kelch-like protein 38, translating to MSELPNENDLPNGTHNVNVDMESDEFRDFMNPDELSDVILVVEKKKLYVHRQYLAEWSSVWRTMFLTNFANRNQTEIMLPGKRLEDILDLLRCIYPMQSAVTDENVNTLLSLADEYMMERIMTKCEDFLLEKDPTMETLVTAQRYNLKRLFKSCVDYAKNCCLEDVEKCPEFTDLEPHTILMIYKSKLDSLREYAYAMQGKEKNTRSEHEALKLQHEKTLLYTRTIEGLWESPSKRCYRHITNDKFDFSCTECNEKVQRQVRRLCSETIGMRKVYLNHSNCNSVVSTPRDRKI from the exons ATGTCGGAGCTACCTAATGAAAA TGACCTCCCAAACGGCACACATAACGTAAACGTCGACATGGAATCAGACGAATTCCGTGACTTCATGAATCCGGACGAACTCAGCGACGTCATTCTGGTCGTCGAGAAAAAGAAGCTGTACGTCCACCGACAATACTTGGCAGAATGGTCGTCCGTTTGGCGCACGATGTTTCTGACCAACTTCGCGAATAGGAACCAGACGGAAATAATGCTGCCTGGGAAGAGGTTGGAGGACATATTGGATTTGTTGCGATGTATTTATCCGATGCAAAGTGCAGTCACAG ATGAAAACGTCAACACCCTCCTATCGCTCGCTGACGAATACATGATGGAACGAATAATGACGAAATGCGAGGATTTCCTCTTGGAGAAGGACCCCACCATGGAGACCCTCGTGACCGCCCAGCGCTACAACCTCAAACGCCTCTTCAAATCATGTGTAGATTACGCCAAAAACTGTTGCCTAGAAGACGTTGAAAAGTGCCCCGAATTCACCGATTTAGAACCGCATACAATTCTAATGATCTACAAATCGAAACTGGACTCGTTACGGGAATATGCCTACGCCATGCAGGGGAAGGAAAAGAATACCCGTTCGGAGCATGAAGCGTTAAAATTACAGCATGAGAAAACACTGCTGTATACGCGGACGATTGAAGGATTATGGGAATCACCGAGTAAGAGATGTTACCGGCATATCACGAATGACAAGTTTGATTTTTCTTGTACGGAGTGTAATGAGAAGGTTCAGAGGCAAGTTCGTAGACTGTGTAGTGAGACGATCGGCATGAGAAAGGTCTATTTGAACCATAGTAACTGTAATTCGGTTGTCTCGACTCCCAGAGACAGGAAGATATGA